From the genome of Deltaproteobacteria bacterium, one region includes:
- a CDS encoding KH domain-containing protein encodes MQIKELVEKLVQALVDSPEDVRVVETEGTNMTLLQIKVSRQDVGKLIGKKGKNINAVRTIVAGAGKGKRYIVEVVGESGSGQGTGSP; translated from the coding sequence ATGCAGATAAAAGAGCTGGTGGAGAAATTGGTCCAGGCGCTTGTAGACTCTCCAGAAGACGTGAGAGTGGTGGAGACTGAAGGGACGAACATGACGCTCTTGCAGATCAAGGTGTCCAGACAGGACGTAGGGAAACTCATAGGGAAAAAGGGCAAGAATATCAATGCAGTGAGGACAATCGTGGCTGGGGCCGGCAAGGGCAAGAGATACATCGTGGAAGTGGTCGGAGAGAGCGGATCCGGTCAGGGGACCGGGAGCCCCTAG
- the sixA gene encoding phosphohistidine phosphatase SixA, with the protein MEIYLMQHGQAFSEEADPERSLTPEGEDQILTSARALVKMGILFDLVVSSPKKRALQTARLTAGTLNYPLDGIKVTETLNPTALPVEAIGFLKAYEDKTRVLLAGHLPSLGEIASELLTEGPRVFIHFEMGGLCRIDVDFPRGEPGELKWSLLPEHLRLIAG; encoded by the coding sequence ATGGAGATCTATCTCATGCAACACGGCCAGGCTTTCTCCGAGGAAGCAGATCCGGAACGGAGCCTGACTCCTGAGGGAGAGGACCAGATCTTGACCAGCGCTCGGGCTTTGGTGAAAATGGGGATCCTGTTCGACCTCGTCGTTTCGAGTCCGAAGAAACGGGCCCTGCAGACTGCCCGGCTTACGGCAGGTACGTTGAATTATCCTCTCGATGGGATCAAGGTCACGGAGACGTTGAATCCAACCGCACTGCCTGTGGAAGCGATCGGTTTTCTCAAGGCCTATGAGGACAAGACGAGAGTCCTCCTGGCGGGTCATCTTCCTTCCCTGGGAGAGATCGCCTCGGAGCTGTTGACCGAGGGTCCCAGAGTATTCATACATTTTGAGATGGGCGGTCTCTGCCGGATCGATGTTGACTTTCCGCGGGGAGAGCCGGGAGAGCTGAAATGGTCTCTTCTCCCGGAACACTTGAGACTTATTGCCGGATAG
- a CDS encoding branched-chain amino acid transaminase yields MVEKMEKIWMDGELINWDEARVHILTHTFHYGLGVFEGIRCYRCHDGSSAVFRLKDHVDRLFDSALIAGISIPFSREAIVEACKETLRANALAEGYIRPIVFIGEGVMGVHPGDNPIRVSIITWPWGAYLGKEALNRGIRVKTSSFTRHHVNVMMTKAKICGNYVNSVLAKTEVVRAGYDEAIMLDTEGYVSEGSGENVFFVKDGQLKTTPLTSVLAGITRNSVIRLANDIGMEVSEKRFTRDELYTAEEAFFTGTAAEITPIRELDDRTIGTGVSGPVTRRLQGLFFDVVRGREKKYEEWLDRI; encoded by the coding sequence ATGGTCGAGAAGATGGAAAAGATATGGATGGACGGAGAGCTCATCAACTGGGATGAAGCCCGGGTTCACATTCTCACTCACACCTTTCATTACGGTCTGGGTGTCTTCGAGGGGATTCGTTGCTACCGGTGCCACGACGGTTCTTCGGCTGTTTTCAGACTCAAGGACCACGTTGATCGCCTCTTCGACTCCGCCCTTATTGCTGGAATATCGATTCCCTTTTCGAGGGAGGCGATAGTCGAGGCCTGCAAAGAGACCCTCCGGGCGAACGCGCTGGCCGAGGGCTATATCCGGCCGATTGTCTTTATCGGGGAAGGGGTTATGGGAGTCCATCCGGGGGATAACCCCATCAGGGTGAGCATTATTACATGGCCGTGGGGAGCCTATCTGGGCAAGGAGGCGTTGAACCGGGGAATCCGTGTCAAGACATCGTCTTTCACGCGGCATCACGTCAACGTCATGATGACGAAGGCCAAGATTTGTGGCAACTACGTCAATTCGGTCCTTGCAAAGACCGAGGTGGTCAGGGCCGGGTACGACGAAGCCATCATGCTGGACACCGAGGGATACGTGTCCGAGGGAAGTGGAGAAAACGTCTTTTTCGTCAAGGACGGACAGCTGAAGACGACACCTCTCACCTCGGTGCTGGCAGGAATCACCCGGAATTCTGTCATACGATTGGCCAATGACATCGGCATGGAGGTCAGTGAGAAGAGATTTACAAGAGACGAACTATATACGGCGGAAGAGGCCTTTTTCACGGGAACTGCAGCGGAGATAACGCCTATCCGGGAATTGGATGATCGCACGATAGGGACCGGGGTATCGGGGCCTGTAACACGCAGGCTTCAGGGACTGTTCTTCGACGTGGTGAGGGGAAGAGAGAAAAAATACGAGGAGTGGTTGGATCGAATCTAG
- a CDS encoding NYN domain-containing protein has protein sequence MPLHLVVDGYNLIRRSPSLSILDRQDLEKGREELIRRLASYKRARSLPITVVFDGWDQGTLSGSSKMEKGIRVIFSPRGRKADQVIIQRAREMGEKAIVVTSDRGIRAEVERCHATVIGSEEFEIKMEMAFHMDLEEAEPPFPHVPPEPRGTRKKGPSRRLPRHMRRLKRRTNRL, from the coding sequence ATGCCTCTCCATCTCGTTGTTGACGGCTACAATCTGATTCGCCGGTCTCCGTCGCTCAGTATTCTGGACAGGCAGGACCTCGAAAAGGGCAGAGAAGAGCTCATCCGGCGGCTTGCTTCCTACAAGCGGGCCAGGTCTCTTCCGATCACCGTGGTTTTTGACGGATGGGATCAGGGCACTCTATCCGGCTCCAGCAAGATGGAGAAGGGAATCAGGGTGATCTTCTCCCCGAGAGGTCGAAAAGCCGACCAAGTCATCATCCAAAGGGCCAGAGAGATGGGCGAGAAGGCGATAGTCGTAACCTCGGACAGAGGAATCCGAGCAGAGGTGGAACGTTGCCATGCCACGGTTATAGGGTCCGAAGAGTTCGAAATCAAGATGGAGATGGCCTTCCATATGGACCTAGAGGAAGCCGAGCCTCCCTTCCCTCACGTTCCCCCTGAACCGAGAGGAACCCGCAAAAAGGGCCCTTCGAGGCGACTCCCAAGGCACATGAGAAGGCTGAAACGACGGACCAACCGCCTTTAG
- the plsY gene encoding glycerol-3-phosphate 1-O-acyltransferase PlsY: MYLFFLILFSYLLGSIPVGLVLSKAFSKQDPRQVGSGNIGATNVLRTAGRVLALLTLTGDALKGFIPVSLGMAWHLSEVWISLAALAAFLGHLFPVFLRFKGGKGVATALGVFLAICPLAVAIDFFLFAGVLVTGRIVSVGSMSAASLMPVLLWIFTGSQPYVVMSTSVAILIVYRHRANIERLLKGRENRIDLRLGKKS, translated from the coding sequence ATGTACCTTTTTTTTCTTATTCTATTCTCGTATCTTCTCGGCTCCATTCCCGTGGGGCTCGTCCTGTCCAAGGCCTTTTCCAAACAGGACCCGCGGCAGGTGGGAAGCGGCAACATCGGAGCAACCAACGTCCTCCGCACAGCAGGGAGGGTTCTTGCTCTCCTTACTTTGACCGGAGACGCCCTCAAGGGTTTCATTCCTGTTTCCTTGGGTATGGCTTGGCATCTCTCCGAGGTCTGGATCAGCCTTGCCGCCTTGGCTGCATTCCTGGGGCACCTCTTTCCCGTCTTTCTCCGTTTCAAAGGTGGCAAAGGAGTGGCCACCGCCCTGGGTGTCTTCCTCGCCATCTGCCCCTTGGCCGTGGCAATCGACTTTTTTCTTTTCGCCGGAGTTCTTGTCACGGGAAGAATCGTTTCCGTCGGTTCCATGTCTGCCGCATCCCTGATGCCGGTTCTCCTGTGGATCTTTACCGGGTCACAGCCATATGTGGTCATGAGCACCTCGGTTGCCATCCTGATCGTTTACCGGCACAGAGCCAATATAGAGAGACTCCTCAAGGGCCGGGAAAATAGAATAGACCTGCGTCTCGGAAAGAAATCCTGA
- a CDS encoding sigma-70 family RNA polymerase sigma factor: MKAYTHQLISQVDSLEVFEEEELEFDREEPEEGWDEKYPDDGDNEPSPSKGSSDFTFSSTAVYFREVGHVPLLTREEECELAKRIETGEKRIKALLLQSPVGIEWMSRAVDEVSRGEIRPEDILETHRQSLAEADHDRLELRDRFLSTASRALDLFCENLSFGRGMDDLGRDDPSAMEELTRNQMTIEALLDQIPVKKEILEELEDALRQRVDLMDREGAGLWPVNIRQKLKNILAAVRQNREQVKEAKDHFVSANLRLVINIAKKYMNRGLSLPDLIQEGNIGLMKAVDRFVYRKGYRFATYASWWILQGITRAIAEQARTIRVPVHAIENETKVVRTFGTLFNQLGRKPTALEIAEAANMPVEKVNRAFRVAMGEPVSLQTPVGDSGREFGDFIADKNAPSPLEMTIQTKLTMEIRKALVFLSPREAKILRMRFGIDEKREYTLEEIGRQFGISRERIRQIENAALRKLKEAKEKCDLMCYCE, from the coding sequence ATGAAAGCATATACCCATCAATTGATTAGCCAGGTTGACAGCCTGGAGGTGTTTGAAGAGGAGGAACTCGAGTTTGACCGGGAGGAGCCCGAAGAGGGCTGGGATGAGAAATACCCGGATGACGGAGATAACGAGCCGAGTCCGTCCAAGGGTTCTTCTGATTTCACCTTTTCTTCCACTGCTGTCTATTTTCGGGAGGTAGGGCATGTGCCCCTCCTGACTCGGGAGGAGGAGTGTGAGCTTGCCAAGAGAATCGAGACGGGGGAGAAAAGGATAAAGGCCCTCCTGCTGCAGAGCCCTGTGGGTATAGAATGGATGAGCAGGGCTGTTGACGAGGTTTCAAGGGGAGAGATACGTCCGGAAGACATCCTGGAGACCCACCGGCAGTCGCTGGCCGAAGCGGACCATGATCGCCTTGAGTTGAGAGACCGTTTTCTGTCTACTGCGAGCCGGGCCCTTGACCTTTTCTGTGAAAATCTGAGTTTCGGGAGAGGAATGGACGATCTGGGGAGAGACGACCCCTCGGCTATGGAGGAACTGACCCGGAATCAGATGACTATCGAGGCACTTCTCGACCAGATACCCGTGAAGAAGGAAATCCTGGAGGAGTTGGAGGATGCACTACGGCAAAGGGTCGATCTCATGGACCGGGAGGGAGCAGGGCTCTGGCCTGTCAACATTCGACAGAAGCTGAAGAACATCCTCGCGGCAGTACGGCAGAATCGAGAGCAGGTCAAGGAGGCCAAGGACCATTTTGTAAGTGCGAATCTGCGGCTTGTCATCAACATTGCCAAGAAGTACATGAATCGAGGGCTTTCCCTTCCTGATCTGATCCAGGAGGGTAATATCGGTCTGATGAAGGCGGTGGACCGGTTCGTCTACCGCAAGGGGTACCGATTCGCCACCTATGCCTCATGGTGGATCTTGCAGGGGATCACCAGGGCTATTGCGGAACAGGCTAGAACGATCCGGGTTCCGGTCCACGCGATTGAGAATGAAACAAAGGTGGTGAGAACCTTTGGGACTCTCTTCAACCAGTTGGGCAGAAAACCGACTGCGTTGGAGATAGCCGAGGCGGCGAACATGCCTGTGGAGAAGGTGAACAGGGCTTTCCGCGTTGCCATGGGAGAACCCGTCTCGCTGCAAACGCCGGTGGGGGACAGCGGAAGGGAATTTGGGGATTTCATTGCCGACAAGAATGCGCCTTCGCCTTTAGAAATGACCATACAGACCAAGCTCACTATGGAGATTCGGAAAGCCTTGGTTTTCCTGAGTCCAAGGGAGGCCAAGATTCTGAGAATGCGTTTTGGAATCGATGAGAAGAGGGAGTATACCCTTGAGGAGATTGGTCGTCAGTTCGGCATCAGCAGAGAGCGGATCAGGCAGATTGAGAACGCTGCTCTGAGGAAACTGAAAGAGGCCAAGGAGAAATGCGATCTCATGTGTTACTGTGAATAG
- a CDS encoding RNA-binding protein, which produces MQGSKLYVGNLNYAITNEQLETLFSRYGEVRHVNIIEYRGFGFVEMSNSSEAEKAREALNGTEFEGRTLRVDEARPPRSRQRRDYRRY; this is translated from the coding sequence ATGCAGGGTAGCAAACTCTACGTAGGAAATCTCAATTATGCAATAACGAACGAGCAGTTGGAGACCTTGTTCTCTCGCTACGGTGAAGTCAGGCACGTCAACATAATCGAGTACAGGGGTTTCGGGTTTGTCGAGATGTCGAATTCATCCGAGGCTGAGAAGGCAAGAGAGGCACTCAACGGGACGGAGTTCGAGGGAAGGACTCTGAGAGTAGACGAGGCCCGACCACCGAGAAGCCGGCAGAGAAGAGACTACCGGAGATACTAG
- a CDS encoding aminopeptidase has protein sequence MTGISDAKRLAGAEKIVRICARVQAGEKVLVLTDTETLEVGELLAIAALEITDDTVLAVITPRRGHGDDPPAHVAAAMRQSDVVIMPLRFSMTHSSATKKARNHGARVLSMGDFNGRMLERGGIEADFPKLEKVVRRVADVLTQGRIAEVTCPGGTEIRMDISGRRGSAESSLAHDPGSIAAPPDVEANVSPVEGSAEGVLVVDGSIPHPALGVITDVITIRVKAGRITDIQGKAQARILRHLLSEMKDPHIYNIAELGIGLNPHSGISGSMMEDEGAYGTFHIGIGDNRAYGGTVRAKSHIDLVIKKPTIAIDGETIQKEGDLIFPME, from the coding sequence ATGACCGGGATTTCAGATGCCAAGAGATTGGCCGGGGCGGAAAAGATCGTCAGGATCTGTGCCCGCGTGCAGGCCGGTGAGAAAGTGCTCGTCTTGACAGACACAGAGACCCTGGAAGTGGGGGAGTTGCTCGCCATTGCAGCCCTGGAGATCACAGACGACACGGTCCTCGCGGTGATAACGCCGCGGAGGGGCCATGGCGACGATCCGCCGGCCCATGTCGCTGCAGCCATGAGACAATCAGACGTAGTGATCATGCCCTTGAGGTTCTCGATGACCCACTCCTCTGCCACCAAGAAAGCACGCAACCATGGCGCCCGGGTACTGAGCATGGGAGACTTCAACGGGCGCATGCTCGAGCGGGGCGGCATTGAGGCTGATTTCCCCAAGCTGGAAAAGGTTGTACGCCGTGTAGCAGATGTACTGACCCAGGGCAGGATCGCCGAAGTGACCTGCCCGGGAGGCACGGAGATCCGCATGGATATCTCCGGGCGGAGGGGTTCTGCAGAGTCTTCTCTGGCTCATGATCCCGGCAGTATCGCGGCACCACCCGATGTCGAGGCCAATGTGAGTCCGGTCGAAGGGTCTGCAGAAGGAGTCCTCGTAGTTGACGGGAGTATCCCCCATCCTGCTCTGGGCGTTATCACAGATGTCATAACGATCCGGGTAAAGGCCGGAAGGATCACCGATATCCAAGGGAAGGCCCAGGCGCGCATCCTCCGCCACCTGCTCAGTGAGATGAAGGACCCCCACATTTACAATATCGCAGAGCTCGGTATCGGGCTCAACCCTCACTCCGGAATTTCCGGAAGTATGATGGAAGACGAGGGAGCCTACGGAACATTCCACATAGGTATCGGGGACAACAGGGCCTATGGAGGGACCGTCAGAGCCAAGAGTCACATCGACCTTGTAATAAAAAAGCCCACCATCGCCATCGACGGAGAGACCATCCAAAAGGAGGGAGATCTGATCTTTCCCATGGAATGA
- a CDS encoding pyridoxal phosphate-dependent aminotransferase has protein sequence MRGFLSERIARLEPSATGEIDNSVKEMRQRGVTDIVSLGAGEPCFDTPENIVDAACTALRSGRTKYHPTAGDYDLREEISRKLKEKNHIEAGVDEIIVTPGGKFAIYLAFQAVLEPGDRVAILDPAWVTYEPAARMAGGDVVRIPTSESDGFEPDPERIRQEMDRSFRIVVINSPCNPTGTVFNRSTIHEIAEIARDHGALLLSDEIYEYIIYEGEHYSPGSEFDNVITVNGFSKSHAMTGWRLGYVTGPKQVLEGMIKIYQHSVSCVTAFAQAGAIEALRSEASKRAARQMLEGYRERRALMVGLIDESEFFECRRAPQGTFYCFPSYRSRRPSVELSKALLEQTHVATVPGAAFGECGEGHVRLSYATSPDQIHEAFRRMEAFFRGELA, from the coding sequence ATGAGAGGTTTCCTCTCCGAAAGGATTGCCCGACTCGAGCCATCGGCCACCGGGGAGATCGACAATTCCGTAAAGGAGATGCGCCAGAGAGGAGTCACGGATATAGTCTCCCTCGGAGCCGGAGAACCCTGTTTCGATACGCCCGAAAACATAGTCGATGCCGCTTGTACGGCACTCCGTTCGGGCAGAACCAAGTATCACCCCACGGCCGGCGACTACGACCTACGAGAGGAAATTAGCAGGAAGTTGAAGGAGAAAAACCACATCGAGGCTGGTGTCGACGAAATCATCGTCACGCCGGGAGGGAAGTTCGCAATCTATCTGGCTTTCCAGGCCGTGCTTGAACCGGGTGACAGAGTGGCGATACTCGACCCCGCGTGGGTCACCTACGAGCCCGCCGCAAGAATGGCAGGGGGTGATGTAGTGAGGATTCCCACCAGTGAGAGTGATGGGTTTGAACCCGATCCGGAGCGTATCCGGCAGGAGATGGATCGATCCTTCAGGATAGTGGTTATCAATTCACCCTGCAATCCAACCGGCACAGTCTTCAATAGATCCACCATTCACGAGATCGCCGAAATCGCCAGGGACCATGGAGCCCTCTTACTCTCGGACGAAATCTACGAGTACATAATCTATGAGGGGGAACACTACAGCCCTGGATCGGAGTTTGACAATGTGATTACTGTGAACGGATTCTCCAAGAGCCATGCCATGACAGGCTGGAGGCTCGGGTATGTGACCGGTCCCAAGCAGGTCTTGGAGGGAATGATCAAGATCTACCAGCACTCTGTCAGTTGTGTGACCGCTTTTGCCCAGGCCGGGGCGATAGAGGCGCTGCGAAGCGAGGCGTCAAAGCGAGCCGCCAGACAGATGCTTGAGGGATACAGGGAAAGACGGGCCCTGATGGTGGGGTTGATCGATGAATCCGAGTTCTTCGAGTGCCGGAGGGCACCGCAAGGGACATTCTACTGCTTCCCTTCGTATCGTTCGAGGAGACCTTCGGTTGAGCTCTCAAAGGCACTGCTGGAGCAGACCCATGTCGCAACCGTGCCTGGGGCGGCCTTCGGTGAGTGCGGTGAGGGACATGTGCGCCTTTCCTATGCCACTTCTCCCGATCAGATTCACGAGGCTTTCCGCCGAATGGAAGCTTTCTTCAGGGGAGAGCTGGCATGA
- a CDS encoding GntR family transcriptional regulator yields the protein MVDHIEAETLSEKAYQAIKDSILHNEMQPDEVLSITALARELGISQTPVREAISRLSADGLVSYEAHKRVRVATLTEENVRQVYEVRMLLEPYAARLAAGSIAGNPRLMKDLQSLKARAEAICRKRLDLVPYDEYLQIDLRLNEMLMMAGGNLLLSEVLMFVGYRSLRIRTFAEAGYKNRPDPRIHTITREHLAIMEAILDEKPHEAENRVRRHLRNAEVRTIQAIEDRLRSQHGDAESVPADI from the coding sequence ATGGTGGACCACATAGAGGCTGAGACCCTAAGCGAAAAGGCCTATCAGGCGATCAAGGACTCCATCTTGCACAATGAGATGCAGCCTGACGAGGTTCTATCGATCACCGCCCTGGCAAGAGAGTTGGGGATCAGCCAGACCCCTGTTCGGGAGGCGATTTCCAGATTGAGTGCCGACGGGCTGGTGAGCTATGAAGCCCACAAGAGGGTGCGTGTCGCCACGCTCACAGAAGAGAACGTCCGCCAGGTCTATGAGGTCCGGATGTTGCTGGAACCCTATGCGGCCCGACTGGCGGCTGGATCCATCGCCGGGAATCCCCGGCTCATGAAGGATTTGCAATCCCTCAAAGCGAGGGCTGAAGCGATTTGCCGGAAGAGACTGGACCTTGTCCCGTACGATGAGTATCTACAAATCGATCTCAGGCTGAACGAGATGCTCATGATGGCCGGAGGCAACCTGCTCCTTTCAGAGGTACTGATGTTTGTGGGTTACCGTTCGCTGCGGATAAGAACATTCGCAGAAGCGGGTTACAAGAACCGGCCGGACCCGAGGATCCATACCATCACCCGGGAGCACCTGGCGATAATGGAGGCGATCTTGGACGAGAAACCACATGAAGCCGAAAACAGAGTGCGCCGTCATCTGAGAAACGCCGAGGTCAGGACCATTCAAGCCATCGAAGACAGGCTAAGGTCTCAACATGGCGATGCCGAGTCGGTCCCAGCGGACATCTGA
- a CDS encoding sigma-54-dependent Fis family transcriptional regulator, translated as MKEARKGSILVVDDDVDVKDVIRDTLAFAGFTVDTAEDGVEAMEKIQETPFDLILSDLMMPRMDGMELLRRVKEIRPYINVIIMTGYGTIESAVEAMKIGAADFITKPANSGELLVRVSKALTVKALMEENVQLRQEVKRRYSFCNIIGQSQAMQAVFSLIEKVSRSKSTVTIYGSSGTGKELVARAIHFNSPRRNKPFLAFNCSAIPDSLVESELFGHVKGSFTGAYHHKIGMFEEARGGTFFIDEIGNTSMALQAKLLRVLQEKEIRRVGSNEMVKIDVRLIAATNEDLEQKVRQGQFREDLFYRLHVIPIFLPDLRDRPEDVPLLAQHFLKMYARQEGREIHGFTAEAMKLLTEYDWPGNVRELENAVERAVVITQNSLIDKEDLPVKIVEGRHHLIKRAFNDMITLEELKNQYTLMVLEKTKGNKKMAAQILGINPRTLYRKKKQGIIAYPAGAN; from the coding sequence GTGAAGGAGGCGAGGAAGGGATCGATTCTCGTTGTGGACGACGACGTTGATGTGAAGGATGTCATACGCGATACCCTGGCCTTTGCAGGATTCACCGTGGACACCGCGGAGGACGGCGTAGAGGCGATGGAAAAGATCCAGGAGACCCCCTTTGATCTCATCCTCTCCGATCTTATGATGCCCCGAATGGACGGGATGGAACTCCTGAGGCGGGTAAAGGAAATCCGGCCGTATATCAATGTCATCATCATGACGGGATATGGGACCATCGAGTCGGCCGTGGAGGCCATGAAAATCGGAGCGGCGGACTTCATTACCAAGCCTGCCAACAGCGGAGAACTCCTGGTCAGGGTTTCCAAGGCTTTGACGGTCAAGGCCCTTATGGAGGAGAATGTGCAGCTCCGCCAGGAGGTGAAGCGGAGATACAGCTTCTGCAACATAATCGGTCAGAGCCAGGCCATGCAGGCCGTCTTCTCACTCATCGAAAAGGTTTCGAGAAGCAAGAGCACGGTGACTATCTATGGTTCAAGCGGTACGGGCAAGGAGTTGGTCGCCAGGGCGATCCATTTCAACAGTCCCAGAAGAAACAAGCCCTTCCTGGCTTTCAACTGCAGTGCCATTCCTGACAGCCTCGTTGAGAGTGAGCTCTTTGGTCATGTCAAAGGGTCCTTCACCGGCGCGTACCATCACAAGATCGGCATGTTTGAGGAGGCCAGGGGTGGGACCTTTTTCATCGACGAAATCGGGAATACATCCATGGCCCTCCAGGCAAAACTCTTGAGAGTCCTTCAGGAAAAGGAGATTCGGAGGGTGGGATCCAATGAGATGGTCAAGATAGATGTGCGCCTCATAGCGGCTACGAATGAGGACCTGGAGCAGAAGGTCCGGCAGGGACAGTTCAGGGAGGACCTGTTCTACCGCCTTCATGTGATCCCGATTTTCCTGCCCGATCTGAGAGACCGGCCCGAGGATGTTCCTCTTCTGGCCCAGCATTTTCTGAAGATGTATGCCAGACAGGAGGGCAGGGAAATCCACGGATTTACCGCCGAAGCGATGAAGCTCTTGACCGAGTATGACTGGCCGGGAAACGTGCGGGAACTGGAGAACGCTGTGGAGCGCGCAGTGGTAATCACACAGAACAGCCTTATCGACAAGGAAGACCTCCCTGTCAAGATCGTCGAGGGCCGGCATCACCTGATCAAGCGGGCCTTCAACGACATGATCACACTGGAGGAACTGAAAAACCAGTACACCCTGATGGTGTTGGAAAAGACCAAGGGTAACAAGAAGATGGCAGCCCAAATCCTGGGGATCAACCCCAGGACGCTTTACCGCAAGAAGAAACAGGGGATTATTGCCTACCCCGCCGGCGCCAATTGA
- a CDS encoding sigma-54-dependent Fis family transcriptional regulator: MGSERVLVVDDEERNREFLKEFLEVEGFDVETADDGQEALELLEEMDFDLVLTDLKMPRADGLAVLEGLRRINPQTVAIVFTGYGSIDTAVKAVKLGAYDYITKPLKIEEISIVVHRALEHRKLALENEMLRRQLKRKYRFDNIVGDSEKMQEVFRLVEKIAATDSTVLIYGESGTGKELIARAIHFNSDRRERPLIPVNCGAIPEELLESELFGHEQGAFTGATRTRIGRFELGNGGTIFLDEIGDMSPSLQVKVLRVLQEHEFERVGGMKTIKVDIRVIAATNKDLEKNVAEGKFREDLFYRLNVIPIQLPPLRERKSDIPLLVNHFLQMYNAKNRHNITGVSPEAMELLQNYDWPGNVRELENMIERIVILKGEGITEPADLSEKVLASTPRSLHPRIQIPENGISFNTAITEFERELILQALNRTNWVKNKAAKLLNLNRTTLVEKMKKINLTRA; encoded by the coding sequence ATGGGATCTGAGAGAGTGCTGGTAGTTGATGATGAAGAGAGGAATCGAGAGTTTCTGAAGGAGTTTCTGGAGGTCGAGGGCTTCGACGTGGAGACGGCCGACGACGGGCAGGAGGCCCTTGAACTCCTCGAAGAGATGGATTTCGATCTGGTCTTGACAGATCTGAAGATGCCAAGGGCCGACGGCCTGGCGGTTCTTGAAGGTCTCCGGCGGATCAACCCTCAAACGGTCGCCATTGTTTTTACGGGGTACGGTTCCATCGACACGGCGGTGAAGGCGGTCAAGCTGGGGGCTTACGACTACATTACCAAACCCCTGAAGATCGAGGAGATCAGCATCGTCGTCCACAGAGCCTTGGAACATCGAAAACTCGCCCTGGAGAACGAGATGCTTCGCCGCCAGCTGAAACGGAAGTACAGATTCGACAACATCGTCGGGGACAGCGAGAAGATGCAGGAAGTCTTCCGTCTGGTGGAGAAGATCGCCGCTACGGACAGCACCGTTCTGATTTACGGAGAGAGCGGGACCGGGAAGGAGTTGATCGCCCGGGCCATTCATTTCAACAGCGACAGGCGGGAAAGACCGCTGATTCCTGTCAACTGCGGTGCCATCCCCGAAGAACTTCTCGAGAGCGAGCTTTTCGGCCACGAACAGGGTGCCTTCACCGGAGCGACGAGGACACGGATCGGCCGATTCGAACTTGGAAACGGGGGAACAATCTTTCTGGACGAGATCGGTGACATGAGCCCCTCCCTACAGGTCAAGGTGCTGAGAGTGCTCCAAGAGCATGAATTCGAAAGGGTGGGGGGGATGAAGACCATCAAGGTGGACATTCGGGTAATCGCGGCCACCAATAAGGACTTGGAGAAGAACGTGGCCGAAGGGAAGTTCAGGGAAGACCTATTTTACAGGCTCAACGTAATCCCGATCCAACTTCCCCCGTTGAGGGAGCGGAAGTCTGATATCCCCCTTTTGGTCAACCACTTCCTCCAGATGTACAATGCCAAGAATAGACACAACATCACAGGGGTCTCTCCTGAAGCCATGGAGCTTCTCCAGAACTATGACTGGCCCGGAAATGTGAGGGAGTTGGAGAACATGATCGAACGGATCGTGATCCTCAAGGGTGAGGGGATCACCGAGCCTGCCGACCTGTCCGAGAAGGTGCTGGCGTCGACTCCGAGGTCCCTCCATCCCAGGATCCAGATCCCCGAAAACGGTATATCTTTCAATACGGCGATCACGGAATTTGAGCGGGAGCTTATCCTTCAGGCCCTCAACAGAACCAACTGGGTAAAGAACAAGGCGGCCAAGCTTCTCAACCTGAACCGGACCACCCTGGTGGAGAAGATGAAGAAGATCAATCTCACCCGTGCCTAG